A single Nicotiana tabacum cultivar K326 chromosome 5, ASM71507v2, whole genome shotgun sequence DNA region contains:
- the LOC107788922 gene encoding protein FATTY ACID EXPORT 1, chloroplastic-like (The RefSeq protein has 3 substitutions compared to this genomic sequence), protein MSLAISQFSCFSSINRRLLVQFHTRPLHPCSPLPFKVIAMNNDGHGTDESSLGSRNSLSYATDSSKSLNGTSSNSYSAPEEYVTRKEMNESVQENSSSQPKKAAKIHDFCLGIPFGGLVFTGGLIGFIFSRNPATLSSGVLFGGALLGLSTISMKVWRQGKTSFPFILGQAVLAAALLCKNMQTFSLTGKLFPTGFSAAISAAMFCFYSYVILSGGNPPPKKLKASASVTS, encoded by the exons ATGTCTTTGGCGATCTCTCAGTTCTCTTGCTTCTCTTCAATCAATCGCAGATTATTGGTACAATTTCACACTCGACCACTGCACCCATGTTCTCCTCTTCCCTTCAAG GTAATTGCTATGAATAACGACGGACATGGCACGGACGAATCCAGTTTAGGGAGCAGGAATTCTTTAAGTTATGCAACAGATTCATCAAAATCACTTAATGGAACTTCATCCAACTCATATTCTGCACCAGAAGAATATGTTACTAGGAAAGAAATGAATGAGTCGGTGCAAGAAAACTCCAGCAGCCAGCCAAAAAAGGCTGCAAAAATTCATGATTTTTGTTTAGGAATTCCCTTCG GTGGTCTTGTTTTCACGGGGGGGCTTATTGGTTTTATTTTCTCAAGAAATCCAGCCACATTAAGCAGTGGTGTTCTTTTTGGAGGTGCGTTATTGGCCCTCAGCACCATTAGCATGAAGGTCTGGAGACAGGGGAAAACTAGCTTTCCATTCATACTGGGTCAAGCAG TACTTGCTGCGGCCCTTCTGTGGAAAAATATGCAGACCTTCTCACTG ACGGGAAAATTGTTCCCTACTGGCTTTTCCGCTGCCATCAG TGCTGCGATGTTCTGCTTCTACTCCTATGTGATACTGTCTGGGGGTAATCCACCACCCAAGAAGTTGAAGGCATCTACTTCAGTGACATCTTAG